Proteins from a genomic interval of Amycolatopsis sp. cg13:
- a CDS encoding glycoside hydrolase family 76 protein — translation MRTVLVVLLVFASLTVPRAAAAVCALSCDPLDPSRAAQESFPLPDKDINGRVLRLHVSDQDGMAWASIDNGRTGDAVWLDRSWDGGATWDGLLGKASIPDTWTGTRTLMYNLTDPVGHRRGLLRACGDAQAVACTAWIYPTVCDAACDGSAPTSGDNQPVAPATIFGRSVRLHFDDRGMSWASIDSGGSGDEIWLDRSWDAGATWPDGSSLGRTSVPVGATTTQTATFAARDPRGRMNGGVVRACGREAAHQEGACTEWARPAQSRVAAGVDALLWSQDLYRAWWPSSWWNSAVAVTALANSGVSGLDPVLARVFDVNRSAFPAGARSSDPIDGDFISRAVDDTAWWGLAWLAAYDRTHDARYLAEATKIADYVHGFWDTGTCGGGVWWDRERTYKNAVTSGLYLRLAAALHRRLDGDTEWLARAREAGDWYLRSGLINSAGLVNDGLTSGCANNGQTVWTYNQGLAIGGFTELWRATGDQSYVDAARRLADAAMTGLTSGGVLVESCDTGSCDDNQKQFKGIFMRYFGDLASATGSSAYRDFVRQQADSVWSRDRDSLNRFGERWTGGASNVVDWRTQASGLEALIAAAAQ, via the coding sequence ATGCGGACCGTGCTCGTAGTGCTGCTCGTGTTCGCCTCGTTGACTGTCCCGCGCGCGGCCGCTGCGGTGTGCGCGCTTTCCTGTGACCCGCTCGATCCGTCGCGGGCCGCGCAGGAGAGTTTTCCCTTGCCGGACAAGGACATCAACGGCCGGGTGCTGCGGCTGCACGTCTCCGATCAGGACGGCATGGCCTGGGCGAGCATCGACAACGGCCGCACCGGCGACGCGGTCTGGCTCGACCGGTCGTGGGACGGCGGCGCCACCTGGGACGGTCTTCTGGGCAAAGCGAGCATTCCGGACACGTGGACCGGCACCCGCACGCTCATGTACAACCTCACTGACCCGGTCGGCCACCGCCGCGGCCTGCTCCGTGCCTGCGGCGACGCGCAAGCCGTCGCGTGCACGGCCTGGATCTACCCGACCGTCTGCGACGCTGCCTGCGACGGTTCCGCTCCGACATCCGGCGACAACCAGCCGGTGGCACCCGCGACGATCTTCGGCCGCTCCGTCCGGCTGCACTTCGACGACCGCGGCATGTCCTGGGCCAGCATCGATTCCGGCGGCTCGGGCGACGAGATCTGGCTGGACCGGTCCTGGGACGCAGGCGCGACCTGGCCGGACGGTTCATCGCTCGGCCGCACGAGCGTCCCCGTCGGTGCGACTACGACACAGACCGCGACCTTCGCCGCTCGAGATCCACGCGGACGGATGAACGGCGGCGTTGTTCGGGCGTGCGGCCGGGAAGCCGCGCACCAGGAGGGTGCTTGCACCGAGTGGGCACGTCCCGCTCAGTCGCGCGTCGCCGCGGGTGTCGACGCTTTGCTGTGGTCGCAAGACCTTTACCGAGCCTGGTGGCCGTCGAGCTGGTGGAACTCGGCGGTCGCGGTGACCGCACTGGCGAATTCCGGAGTCTCCGGGCTGGATCCGGTCCTGGCGCGGGTCTTCGACGTGAACCGCTCCGCCTTCCCCGCCGGCGCACGCAGCTCCGACCCGATCGACGGCGACTTCATCAGCCGAGCCGTCGACGACACCGCATGGTGGGGCCTGGCGTGGCTCGCGGCGTACGACCGTACGCACGATGCGCGTTATCTCGCCGAAGCCACGAAAATCGCCGACTACGTGCACGGTTTCTGGGATACCGGCACCTGCGGCGGGGGAGTGTGGTGGGATCGCGAACGGACGTACAAGAACGCCGTCACCAGCGGTCTCTACCTTCGCCTCGCAGCTGCTCTGCACCGCCGCCTGGACGGGGACACCGAATGGCTGGCCCGCGCTCGTGAAGCTGGGGACTGGTACCTGCGAAGCGGCCTGATCAACTCGGCGGGCTTGGTCAACGACGGTCTCACTTCGGGCTGTGCGAACAACGGCCAGACCGTCTGGACCTACAATCAGGGCCTGGCCATCGGCGGCTTCACCGAGCTTTGGCGGGCGACCGGTGATCAGTCCTATGTGGACGCTGCGCGTCGGCTGGCGGACGCGGCGATGACTGGCCTCACTTCGGGCGGAGTGCTGGTGGAATCGTGTGACACCGGTTCGTGCGATGACAATCAGAAGCAGTTCAAGGGCATTTTCATGCGGTACTTCGGCGATCTCGCCTCGGCCACCGGATCGTCGGCGTATCGGGATTTCGTGCGGCAGCAGGCGGATTCGGTGTGGTCGCGGGACCGGGACTCGCTCAACCGTTTTGGCGAACGCTGGACTGGCGGTGCGTCGAACGTGGTGGATTGGCGGACTCAGGCTTCGGGGCTGGAGGCGTTGATCGCGGCTGCCGCGCAGTAG
- a CDS encoding YbaB/EbfC family nucleoid-associated protein yields the protein MSITGTARHGGVTVEVAPGGALRTLELTAGALRGGGPRLADAILRAVREAAAEANERARRALEAELGALGGPGGLSGAELSSLGLGAEKDLADRAEDTTPDTWRV from the coding sequence GTGAGCATCACGGGCACGGCGCGGCACGGCGGGGTGACGGTCGAGGTCGCCCCCGGCGGAGCGCTGCGCACTCTGGAACTCACCGCGGGCGCTCTGCGCGGCGGCGGTCCCCGGCTGGCGGACGCGATCCTGCGCGCGGTGCGCGAGGCCGCCGCCGAGGCCAATGAACGCGCCCGCCGCGCCTTGGAAGCCGAACTGGGCGCTCTCGGCGGTCCCGGCGGGCTCAGCGGTGCCGAACTGAGCAGTCTCGGCCTCGGCGCCGAAAAGGATCTGGCGGACCGCGCCGAAGACACCACACCGGACACGTGGAGAGTGTGA
- a CDS encoding CHAP domain-containing protein, with translation MLDTAGVATLFADEMKTHHGKLQGKAADSQAAQQALQRAAHEITEQYEAQRKAAHALLNTWHSKANPAFEHDAGKFGRDLKVTARASTHGAKVVSEVTDALAGRHQATGKLIDEFVAKARKIIDAGYVLARNGSPAALLMAIGDVADLAGKYLKESGGHLKNARAEMEEAARKLRALQQDLNHDGVADPGGTHRAKPKPGGHRAHEQHKKHEAHKKHEQHHGGTHASHSKKVDKILDHARDNLGYHEGPNNRNKWGPTGQPWCAYFATSMWRSAGVDIPKYGFTGDVYKWGQRHHLAYDRAALAHNARPGDTILFGDGPSWGHSHHIGIIEKVEGNKITTIEGNANDQVERLTYTLPRDLHKFYGGVHPK, from the coding sequence GTGCTGGACACCGCAGGGGTCGCGACGCTGTTCGCGGACGAGATGAAAACGCACCACGGCAAGCTCCAGGGCAAGGCCGCGGACTCGCAGGCCGCGCAGCAGGCGCTGCAGCGGGCCGCGCACGAGATCACCGAACAGTACGAGGCGCAGCGCAAAGCCGCGCACGCACTGCTGAACACCTGGCACAGCAAGGCGAATCCGGCCTTCGAGCACGACGCAGGCAAGTTCGGCCGCGACCTCAAGGTGACCGCGCGGGCGAGCACGCACGGGGCCAAGGTGGTCAGCGAGGTCACCGACGCGCTCGCCGGGCGGCACCAGGCCACCGGCAAGCTGATCGACGAGTTCGTCGCGAAGGCGCGCAAGATCATCGACGCCGGATATGTCCTGGCGCGCAACGGAAGCCCCGCCGCGCTGCTGATGGCGATCGGAGACGTGGCCGATCTGGCGGGCAAGTACCTGAAGGAATCCGGCGGGCACCTGAAGAACGCCCGCGCGGAGATGGAAGAGGCGGCCCGGAAGCTGCGCGCGCTGCAGCAGGACCTGAACCACGACGGCGTGGCCGACCCGGGCGGGACGCACCGCGCCAAGCCGAAACCCGGGGGCCACCGCGCGCACGAGCAGCACAAGAAGCACGAAGCGCACAAAAAGCACGAGCAGCACCACGGCGGCACGCACGCGAGCCACAGCAAGAAGGTCGACAAGATCCTCGACCACGCGCGGGACAACCTCGGTTACCACGAGGGTCCGAACAACCGGAACAAGTGGGGCCCGACCGGGCAGCCGTGGTGCGCGTACTTCGCGACGTCGATGTGGCGTTCGGCCGGAGTGGACATCCCGAAGTACGGCTTCACCGGCGACGTCTACAAGTGGGGCCAGCGCCACCACCTCGCCTACGACCGCGCCGCGCTCGCGCACAACGCGCGTCCCGGCGACACCATCCTGTTCGGCGACGGCCCGTCGTGGGGGCACAGCCACCACATCGGGATCATCGAAAAGGTCGAGGGCAACAAGATCACCACGATCGAGGGCAACGCGAACGACCAGGTCGAGCGCCTCACCTACACGCTGCCGCGCGATCTGCACAAGTTCTACGGCGGGGTGCACCCGAAGTGA
- a CDS encoding transglycosylase SLT domain-containing protein translates to MTKLSAEEIAQHAYRAGFRGHALTTAVAVALAESGGNTRAHNGTPPDNSYGLWQVNMLGSLGPARRHEFHLHSNDELFDADENAKAAWAISGHGKSFQPWSTYTNGAYKSHLAAARKAAEDVTRHHGKGGHHPRKPAKPHHGKDGGFTADLEQFLAYERTTEHVANELVSVGRKTVHRVTGIAKDSFGKVGQETGFSDALGDFSRSLESQVRATGAHARTLSASVFRARQAYAGADSDASAAIREHDIKGILG, encoded by the coding sequence ATGACCAAGTTGTCGGCCGAGGAGATCGCCCAGCACGCGTACCGGGCCGGGTTCCGCGGGCACGCGCTGACCACCGCGGTGGCGGTGGCGCTGGCGGAATCGGGCGGGAACACCCGCGCGCACAACGGGACCCCGCCGGACAATTCGTACGGTCTGTGGCAGGTCAACATGCTCGGCTCCCTCGGTCCCGCCCGTCGCCACGAGTTCCACCTGCACTCCAACGACGAACTGTTCGACGCGGACGAGAACGCCAAAGCCGCCTGGGCGATCTCCGGGCACGGCAAGAGTTTCCAGCCGTGGTCTACCTACACCAACGGCGCGTACAAGAGCCATCTCGCCGCCGCGCGCAAGGCCGCCGAGGACGTCACCCGGCACCACGGCAAGGGCGGGCACCACCCGCGCAAACCCGCGAAGCCGCACCACGGCAAGGACGGCGGGTTCACAGCCGATCTCGAACAGTTCCTCGCCTACGAGCGCACCACCGAGCACGTCGCGAACGAACTGGTGTCGGTCGGCAGGAAGACGGTGCACCGGGTCACCGGGATCGCGAAGGACAGCTTCGGGAAGGTCGGCCAGGAAACCGGATTCTCCGACGCGCTGGGGGATTTCAGCCGTTCGCTGGAATCGCAGGTGCGGGCCACCGGGGCGCACGCGCGCACGCTGAGCGCCTCGGTTTTCCGGGCGCGGCAGGCCTACGCGGGCGCTGATTCGGACGCGAGCGCGGCGATCCGCGAGCACGACATCAAGGGCATTCTGGGCTGA
- a CDS encoding ESX secretion-associated protein EspG — protein sequence MARHLPEVGGIALSHLEFDLLWSDFDLGPAPYPLDVPSHGQTMEERDGLGAEVAESLAAAGLLDDEDEPHPRLGQVFAVLAAPAFSVDLLVFRDPPLRALAAAGRTLGVLAVLDAGEVALRPCLPEDVPQLAAGVVGAAEPGPGTAVRLPREAFSEAMQAFAEHGHAAFERVLGRAGLAGRDLRAISTLVTKPRVAYGQFAVNGPGGRSPVVAWYDTEAGRYGAVVRESAGTKWVTVAPADHAWLADRMRELGRGVSSDRGTREPEDEVFRLT from the coding sequence ATGGCCAGACACCTCCCCGAGGTCGGCGGGATCGCGCTCTCGCACCTGGAATTCGACCTGCTGTGGTCGGATTTCGACCTCGGCCCCGCGCCGTATCCGCTGGACGTGCCCTCGCACGGCCAGACGATGGAAGAGCGCGACGGACTCGGAGCCGAGGTCGCGGAAAGCCTCGCCGCGGCCGGGCTGCTCGACGACGAGGACGAACCGCACCCCCGGCTCGGCCAGGTGTTCGCGGTGCTGGCCGCACCGGCGTTTTCGGTCGACCTGCTGGTATTCCGCGATCCGCCGCTGCGCGCGCTCGCCGCGGCCGGGCGCACCCTGGGCGTGCTGGCCGTTCTCGACGCGGGCGAAGTCGCGTTGCGGCCGTGCCTGCCCGAGGACGTCCCGCAGCTCGCGGCGGGCGTCGTAGGGGCCGCCGAACCGGGGCCCGGCACCGCGGTGCGGTTGCCGCGCGAGGCGTTTTCCGAGGCTATGCAAGCGTTTGCGGAGCACGGGCACGCCGCGTTCGAGCGAGTGCTCGGCCGGGCCGGTCTCGCCGGTCGCGATCTGCGCGCGATTTCGACCCTCGTCACCAAGCCGCGCGTCGCGTACGGCCAGTTCGCGGTCAACGGTCCGGGCGGTCGTTCGCCGGTGGTCGCCTGGTACGACACCGAAGCAGGTCGGTACGGCGCGGTCGTCCGCGAAAGCGCGGGCACGAAGTGGGTCACGGTCGCGCCCGCGGACCACGCGTGGCTCGCGGACCGGATGCGGGAACTCGGGCGCGGGGTGTCGTCCGATCGGGGGACTAGGGAACCGGAAGACGAAGTGTTCCGTCTCACTTAG
- a CDS encoding WXG100 family type VII secretion target gives MSRTPGYERLPYDKHRKHRLWSEDHPPTAAQRRVLRRTKLAQRANLTDASFGKINWNAWAHTTLYDMIMTADPVAMGSSAHQWGKLAYDVDSATAEVHKTVQKLLLSWRGGAAGTAARSASKLTSWGAGASETMREVGDKLDHYTSAVETARHKMPEPVFSVAENQFRDGYDLNAASGPSGAVMIDQLLDDHLPAKRAASQAKAEAVRVMESYETSSKGVHDKLPHFTGAPKTTNIDSGDGTGGSGTDRGQRLSRGSGASGSDATTASSVVPGDAGQLAGGPFGGTAGTPGSAGAFGSGSAGALGGNGSGSSGSLPGGTPGGLLGGMAGSGGGAAGAAAGARGGSPMSGGFLPPMSGQRGEGAEDHHNRYTKGSAFDFLEDLPDAYPPVLGE, from the coding sequence ATGAGCCGGACACCGGGCTACGAACGACTGCCGTACGACAAGCACCGCAAGCACCGGCTGTGGAGCGAGGACCACCCGCCCACCGCCGCGCAGCGCAGGGTCCTGCGGCGCACCAAGCTCGCCCAGCGGGCCAACTTGACGGACGCGTCCTTTGGCAAGATCAATTGGAACGCCTGGGCGCACACCACGCTCTACGACATGATCATGACCGCGGACCCGGTCGCGATGGGCTCGTCCGCGCACCAATGGGGCAAGCTCGCCTACGACGTCGACTCCGCGACCGCCGAGGTGCACAAAACGGTGCAGAAGCTGTTGCTTTCCTGGCGCGGCGGCGCGGCGGGCACAGCGGCGCGGTCGGCCTCGAAGCTGACGTCCTGGGGCGCGGGCGCGAGCGAGACGATGCGCGAGGTCGGCGACAAACTCGACCACTACACGAGCGCGGTCGAAACGGCCAGGCACAAGATGCCGGAACCGGTGTTCTCCGTGGCGGAGAACCAGTTCCGCGACGGCTACGACCTCAACGCGGCCAGCGGCCCCAGCGGCGCGGTGATGATCGATCAGCTCCTCGACGACCACCTGCCCGCCAAACGCGCCGCGTCGCAGGCGAAAGCCGAGGCCGTCCGCGTGATGGAAAGCTACGAGACCTCGAGCAAGGGCGTGCACGACAAGCTGCCGCACTTCACCGGCGCGCCGAAGACCACGAACATCGACTCCGGCGACGGAACCGGCGGCAGCGGAACCGATCGCGGGCAACGGCTTTCGCGCGGTTCCGGGGCATCGGGCAGCGACGCGACCACGGCGTCGTCGGTCGTGCCGGGCGATGCGGGGCAGCTCGCGGGCGGTCCGTTCGGCGGGACGGCCGGAACGCCGGGTTCCGCCGGTGCTTTCGGGAGCGGTTCCGCCGGCGCACTCGGCGGCAACGGCTCCGGAAGCAGTGGTTCGCTGCCCGGCGGGACGCCCGGCGGTCTGCTGGGCGGGATGGCCGGGTCCGGCGGCGGGGCGGCCGGGGCCGCGGCGGGCGCGCGCGGCGGCAGCCCGATGTCCGGCGGGTTCCTCCCGCCGATGTCCGGCCAGCGCGGCGAAGGCGCCGAGGACCACCACAACCGCTACACCAAGGGCAGTGCGTTCGATTTCCTCGAGGATCTGCCGGACGCGTACCCGCCCGTGCTGGGCGAGTGA
- a CDS encoding TetR/AcrR family transcriptional regulator, which produces MARRYHHGDLRQAVLTAAVEVLGDSGPAAVNLRDLARRVGVSHAAPAHHFGDRSGLLTAVAAQGFDLLADTLEELPPSPDLLEAGVAYVSFAVEHRAHFEVMFRPELLRGDDPDLRAAQERSNQALDWAIAGFRDGSVDPVVAGAAAWSLVHGFATLWLQRALPADLGDDVAAAARAVAELLVRGANPPRG; this is translated from the coding sequence ATGGCCCGTCGTTACCATCACGGCGATCTGCGGCAAGCGGTGCTGACCGCGGCGGTCGAGGTGCTCGGCGACTCCGGTCCGGCCGCGGTCAACCTGCGCGACCTCGCCCGCCGGGTCGGGGTTTCGCACGCCGCCCCGGCGCACCATTTCGGCGACCGGTCCGGGCTGCTCACCGCGGTGGCCGCGCAGGGGTTCGACCTGCTCGCGGACACTCTCGAGGAGCTGCCGCCGTCGCCGGACCTGCTCGAGGCCGGGGTCGCGTACGTGTCGTTCGCGGTCGAGCACCGCGCGCACTTCGAGGTGATGTTCCGCCCGGAGCTGCTCCGCGGCGACGATCCGGACCTGCGGGCCGCGCAGGAGCGCAGCAATCAGGCGCTCGACTGGGCGATCGCCGGTTTCCGGGACGGAAGCGTCGATCCGGTCGTCGCCGGCGCGGCGGCCTGGTCGCTCGTGCACGGGTTCGCGACGTTGTGGCTGCAGCGCGCGCTGCCCGCGGATCTCGGCGACGACGTGGCGGCGGCCGCCCGCGCGGTGGCGGAATTGCTTGTCCGGGGCGCGAATCCGCCGCGGGGCTGA
- a CDS encoding dihydrofolate reductase family protein codes for MRTLIATAFVSLDGVVEAPGGEAGYRNAGWTFKDIEFDPAAYALKGAEQEEAAALLLGRVSYEAFSPVWPDMTEEFPHYKVMPKYVVSTTLRDEDLVTNWGETTILRSLDEVAALKETEGGPIIINGSATLVRDLTDAGLVDRLNLLVFPVLLGAGKRLFSETGKAKQPLKLVESETYSNGIQKQIFEFVR; via the coding sequence ATGCGCACCCTCATCGCCACCGCGTTCGTTTCCCTCGACGGCGTCGTCGAAGCCCCCGGCGGCGAGGCCGGCTACCGGAACGCGGGCTGGACGTTCAAGGACATCGAGTTCGACCCCGCCGCCTACGCGCTCAAGGGCGCCGAGCAGGAGGAGGCGGCCGCGCTGCTGCTCGGCCGCGTCAGCTACGAGGCGTTTTCGCCGGTGTGGCCGGACATGACCGAGGAATTCCCGCACTACAAGGTGATGCCGAAGTACGTCGTGTCGACCACGCTGCGCGACGAGGACCTCGTGACGAACTGGGGCGAAACGACCATCCTTCGCTCCCTCGACGAGGTCGCCGCTCTGAAGGAAACCGAAGGCGGCCCGATCATCATCAACGGCAGCGCGACGCTGGTCCGCGACCTCACCGACGCCGGCCTGGTCGACCGGCTGAACCTGCTGGTCTTCCCGGTCCTGCTCGGCGCCGGGAAGCGGCTGTTCAGCGAAACCGGCAAGGCGAAGCAGCCGCTGAAGCTGGTGGAAAGCGAAACCTATTCGAACGGGATTCAGAAGCAGATCTTCGAATTCGTCCGCTGA
- a CDS encoding FAD-dependent monooxygenase — MPEIAIVGGGIGGLAAAVALRKAGFSPVVHEQAGGFGRVGADINLTPNAVRALDGLGVGDELRETAARPKYRISRTWDTGEETSRLPMGDEAERRYGSPQLTMHRADLLAALERALPDGVVHLGHKLTGLSTADSVSLDFGSSEASADVVIGADGIHSAVRTALFGEEHPEFTGVVAYRAVLPAGSVDVPNLDSFTKWWGPDPDTQLVVFPLNRGEDVFVFATTRQSQWRHESWTTPGDVAELREAYRGFHPEARALLEACESVLQSALYVRDPLPTWSAGPVTLLGDACHPMMPFMAQGAGMAIEDSVVLSRALAAYPNTEVALKAYQAARLDRTREVQLASRNNSWLKQSGTSSTAADAIYGYDAWHTAV; from the coding sequence GTGCCGGAAATCGCGATCGTCGGCGGCGGGATCGGCGGCCTGGCCGCCGCTGTCGCCCTGCGGAAGGCCGGATTCTCGCCGGTCGTGCACGAACAGGCGGGCGGATTCGGCCGCGTCGGCGCGGACATCAACCTGACGCCCAACGCCGTGCGCGCCCTCGACGGCCTCGGCGTCGGCGACGAACTGCGCGAAACCGCGGCGCGGCCGAAGTACCGGATCAGCCGCACCTGGGACACCGGCGAGGAGACTTCCCGCCTGCCGATGGGCGACGAGGCCGAACGCCGCTACGGTTCGCCGCAGCTGACGATGCACCGCGCGGACCTGCTCGCCGCGTTGGAACGCGCGCTTCCCGACGGTGTTGTCCACTTGGGACACAAGCTGACCGGACTGTCCACAGCGGACTCGGTTTCGCTGGACTTCGGTTCTTCGGAGGCATCCGCGGACGTCGTGATCGGCGCTGACGGCATCCACTCCGCCGTCCGCACCGCGTTGTTCGGCGAAGAACATCCGGAGTTCACCGGTGTCGTCGCGTACCGCGCGGTGCTGCCCGCGGGTTCGGTGGACGTGCCGAACCTGGACTCTTTCACCAAGTGGTGGGGCCCGGATCCGGACACTCAGCTGGTGGTTTTCCCGCTCAACCGCGGCGAGGACGTGTTCGTCTTTGCCACGACCAGGCAAAGCCAGTGGCGGCACGAATCCTGGACCACTCCAGGCGACGTGGCCGAACTTCGCGAGGCGTATCGCGGCTTCCACCCCGAGGCCCGCGCGCTGCTGGAGGCGTGCGAGTCGGTGCTGCAATCGGCGCTGTACGTCCGCGATCCGCTGCCGACCTGGTCCGCCGGCCCGGTGACGCTGCTGGGCGACGCGTGCCACCCGATGATGCCGTTCATGGCGCAAGGGGCGGGAATGGCTATTGAGGACAGTGTGGTGCTGTCGCGGGCGCTGGCTGCGTACCCGAATACGGAGGTCGCGCTGAAGGCGTACCAGGCGGCCCGGCTGGACCGGACGCGCGAGGTGCAGCTGGCCTCGCGGAACAACAGCTGGCTCAAGCAGAGCGGAACCAGCTCGACCGCCGCGGACGCGATCTACGGGTACGACGCCTGGCACACTGCGGTGTGA
- a CDS encoding MBL fold metallo-hydrolase, translating into MTDPLRVVLLGTAAGPYPAPGRQGCANAVVVGGRVYLVDAGYGTLGKYVAAGLSLRDLAAVFVTHLHSDHVAELFTLFLLGWGPANQGVVDPVPVYGPGPDPTDPGPPAAGTAGLIAGNLAAFGQDVAVRQRTSDRPRLAGLIRATDVSVAGETVVHEDDRVRVTARAVPHPPLHLALGYRFETEHGVVAFSGDTARSDAVGELAAGADLLVHEAMEPDFYRSIGYSPKLLDFLAASHTSPADVGRVAAAAGARRVALSHLGPADPARLDDEGWLRRVRPHYSGPVVVGHDLLDLAV; encoded by the coding sequence GTGACGGACCCGCTCCGCGTGGTCCTGCTCGGCACGGCGGCCGGGCCGTACCCGGCGCCGGGCCGGCAGGGCTGCGCGAACGCGGTGGTGGTCGGCGGGCGCGTCTACCTGGTCGACGCGGGTTACGGGACGCTCGGCAAGTACGTCGCCGCCGGGCTGTCCCTGCGCGACCTGGCCGCGGTGTTCGTGACGCATCTGCATTCCGATCACGTCGCCGAGCTGTTCACGCTCTTCCTGCTCGGCTGGGGCCCAGCCAACCAGGGCGTGGTCGATCCGGTGCCGGTCTACGGCCCCGGCCCGGACCCAACCGACCCCGGCCCGCCCGCCGCGGGCACGGCGGGGCTGATCGCCGGCAATCTCGCCGCGTTCGGACAGGACGTCGCGGTGCGGCAGCGGACCAGCGACCGGCCGCGGCTGGCCGGCCTGATCCGCGCCACCGACGTCTCGGTGGCCGGGGAAACCGTTGTGCACGAGGACGATCGGGTGCGCGTGACGGCTCGCGCCGTCCCGCATCCGCCGCTGCATCTGGCGCTGGGCTACCGGTTCGAGACCGAGCACGGCGTGGTCGCCTTCTCCGGCGACACCGCCCGCAGCGACGCGGTCGGCGAGCTGGCCGCGGGTGCCGACTTGCTGGTCCACGAAGCGATGGAGCCGGATTTCTACCGCAGCATCGGGTATTCGCCGAAACTGCTGGACTTCCTCGCCGCCTCGCACACGTCCCCGGCGGACGTCGGCCGGGTCGCCGCGGCGGCCGGGGCTCGCCGGGTCGCGCTGTCGCACCTCGGCCCCGCCGATCCCGCCCGCCTCGACGACGAGGGCTGGCTCCGGCGAGTCCGTCCGCACTATTCCGGCCCGGTCGTCGTGGGCCACGATCTGCTTGACCTCGCTGTCTAA
- a CDS encoding MFS transporter translates to MSIAATPEVTQRDIAARLERLPMSRWQVSIRLIIGIVTFFEAFDQLLIAYTLPVIGREWHLTTASSTATLTIGSIGMLLGALASGWAADRIGRVKVITLCVAVTALCSLAMTLCTALLPFLILRFVQGLAIGGEVPTAAAYIAEISRARRRGRFVLMYEIVFPAGLAVGALVAAWVIPHWGWRPLFALAAVPGLAAVLLQLRIPESPRWLAAHGHTEKAEQTMALIERRVEESLGRPLPPPAEAAAPAAAPAKRGSFRDLFAGRYRRRTLMVWTIWFVGYLANYGITSWLPTLYKGSFHLSIGQALWYSTATSVAGLVGCLIAALVVDKLGRRVVLAAGLGGTTAMLVVLGALGAGTPLQLLVWSSLAAMFNFAVNVCLYLYTPELYPTRSRALGVSLGGVMNRFGLILGPILVGALYAGGSGLASVFLVLGGICFVGALVAGFFAEETKGRTLEEVSP, encoded by the coding sequence ATGAGTATCGCCGCCACCCCCGAGGTGACCCAGCGGGACATCGCCGCCCGGCTGGAACGGCTCCCGATGTCGCGCTGGCAGGTCTCGATCCGCCTGATCATCGGCATCGTCACGTTCTTCGAGGCGTTCGACCAGCTGCTGATCGCCTACACGCTGCCGGTCATCGGCCGCGAATGGCACCTGACGACCGCGTCCAGCACCGCGACGCTGACCATCGGCTCGATCGGCATGCTGCTCGGCGCGCTCGCGTCCGGCTGGGCAGCCGACCGGATCGGCCGCGTCAAGGTGATCACGCTGTGCGTCGCCGTTACCGCGTTGTGCAGCCTGGCGATGACGTTGTGCACCGCGCTGCTTCCGTTCCTGATCCTGCGGTTCGTGCAGGGGCTCGCGATCGGCGGCGAAGTGCCGACCGCTGCCGCCTACATCGCGGAGATCAGCCGGGCTCGCCGTCGTGGCCGGTTCGTCCTGATGTACGAGATCGTGTTCCCGGCCGGTCTCGCGGTCGGCGCGCTGGTCGCGGCGTGGGTCATCCCGCACTGGGGCTGGCGTCCGCTGTTCGCGCTGGCCGCCGTCCCGGGTTTGGCCGCGGTGCTGCTGCAGCTGCGGATTCCGGAGTCGCCGCGCTGGCTCGCCGCGCACGGGCACACTGAGAAGGCCGAGCAGACGATGGCGTTGATCGAACGCCGCGTCGAGGAATCCCTTGGCCGTCCGCTGCCTCCGCCCGCTGAAGCCGCGGCACCGGCAGCGGCGCCCGCGAAGCGCGGGTCGTTCCGCGACCTGTTCGCCGGCCGCTACCGGCGGCGCACGCTGATGGTGTGGACGATCTGGTTCGTCGGCTACCTCGCCAACTACGGCATCACCTCGTGGCTGCCGACGCTGTACAAGGGCTCGTTCCACCTCTCGATCGGCCAGGCGCTCTGGTACAGCACGGCCACGTCGGTCGCCGGTCTCGTCGGCTGCCTGATCGCCGCGCTGGTGGTGGACAAGCTCGGCCGCCGGGTCGTGCTGGCCGCCGGGCTGGGCGGGACGACCGCGATGCTGGTCGTGCTGGGCGCGCTCGGCGCCGGGACTCCGTTGCAGCTGCTGGTGTGGTCGTCGCTCGCGGCGATGTTCAACTTCGCGGTGAACGTCTGCCTGTACCTGTACACGCCGGAGCTGTACCCCACCCGCAGCCGCGCGCTGGGCGTCAGCCTCGGCGGCGTGATGAACCGGTTCGGCCTGATCCTCGGCCCGATCCTGGTCGGCGCGCTGTACGCGGGCGGCAGCGGACTCGCCTCGGTGTTCCTGGTGCTCGGCGGGATCTGCTTCGTCGGCGCGCTGGTCGCCGGATTCTTCGCCGAGGAGACCAAGGGCCGCACGCTCGAAGAGGTTTCGCCGTGA